Proteins encoded within one genomic window of Vidua macroura isolate BioBank_ID:100142 chromosome 2, ASM2450914v1, whole genome shotgun sequence:
- the LOC128822432 gene encoding olfactory receptor 52B2-like — protein MPPSNLSSLTPDTFILMGIPGMEQLHVWISIPFCSVYVAALLGNGVLLLTIWRERGLHQPMYLFLAMLAVADLTLSTTAVPKMLALFWFRAREISFSACLTQMFFLHFTTMAESKILLAMAFDRFVAICFPLRYGAVLTPSAVAKTGLAALLRSFCVIFPCVFLLRRLPFCGHTVIAHTYCEHVGVARLACADISANVWYGLAVPFSVGLLDLALIAVSYGFILLALSRLPSRPARRKALHTCGSHLCVLLLFYAPAVFTALTQRFGRSIPPELHILLANLYVLLPPMLNPVVYGVRTRQIRDRVLKVFVRPRSRLPRRDRR, from the coding sequence ATGCCCCCGTCCAACCTGAGCAGCCTGACCCCAGACACATTCATCCTGATGGGGATCCCTGGCATGGAGCAGCTGCACGTCTGGATCTCCATCCCGTTCTGCTCCGTGTACGTGGCCGCCCTGCTGGGCAATGGTGTCCTGCTGCTCACCATCTGGAGGGAGCGCGGCCTCCACCAGCCCATGTACCTCTTCCTGGCCATGCTGGCCGTCGCCGACCTCACGCTCTCCACCACGGCAGTGCCCAAGATGCTGGCCCTGTTCTGGTTCCGAGCCAGGGAGATTTCCTTCAGCGCCTGCCTGACCCAGATGTTCTTCCTGCACTTCACCACCATGGCGGAGTCGAAGATCCTGCTGGCCATGGCCTTCGACCGCTTTGTGGCCATCTGCTTCCCGCTGCGGTACGGCGCAGTGCTGACCCCGTCTGCCGTGGCCAAGACGGGGCTGGCCGCTCTGCTGAGGAGTTTCTGCGTCATTTTCCCCTGCGTCTTCCTGCTGAGGCGGCTGCCGTTCTGCGGGCACACCGTCATCGCGCACACCTACTGCGAGCACGTGGGCGTCGCCCGCCTGGCCTGCGCCGACATCTCCGCCAACGTCTGGTACGGGCTCGCCGTGCCTTTCAGCGTGGGCCTGCTGGACCTGGCCCTCATCGCCGTCTCCTACGGCTTCATCCTCCTGGCGCTGTCCAGGCTCCCGTCCCGCCCCGCGCGCCGCAAGGCCCTGCACACCTGCGGCTCCCACCTCTgcgtgctgctgctgttctacGCGCCCGCCGTCTTCACCGCCCTGACGCAGCGCTTCGGCCGCAGCATCCCCCCCGAGCTCCACATCCTGCTGGCCAACCTGTACGTGCTGCTGCCCCCGATGCTGAACCCCGTTGTGTACGGCGTGAGAACGCGGCAGATCAGGGACAGGGTTCTGAAGGTGTTCGTCCGCCCCCGGAGCCGCCTGCCCAGACGAGATCGAAGGTGA